The following are encoded together in the Vigna unguiculata cultivar IT97K-499-35 chromosome 2, ASM411807v1, whole genome shotgun sequence genome:
- the LOC114173002 gene encoding cationic amino acid transporter 1-like isoform X2, which yields MEGNDENRRYSEAITLESFESLSKYKKALLETPWRLVDRVTGRSMEEVELVEMKRRSHHDMKKTLTWWDLIWFGMGSVIGSGIFVLTGYEVRNHVGPAVVLSYVISGVSAMLSVFCYTEFAVEIPVAGGSFAYLRVELGDFVAYIASGNILLEYVVGGAAVARSWTSYFATLCNQDSDKFLIHIHHLSADYSHLDPIAVAVLFIIGLFAVSSTKGSSRFNYLASILHLLVLLFIIVAGLTQARAANYSSFLPFGPRGIFQAAAVLFFAYVGFDAVSTMAEETKNPGRDIPLGLIGSMTCTTLVYCMLSVTLCLMQRFSEVDENAAFSVAFEAVGMSWAKYIVAFGALKGMTSVLLVGAVGQARYLTHIARTQLLPPWLAKVNERTGTPINATVVMLGATAIVAFFTSLDVLANLLSISTLFLFSLVALALLVRRYCARGVATQPNIVKFVLCIALILGSSVASAVYWANTTKWVGYTVMVPLWLLGTVGIWVLVPMTKKPKVWGVPLVPFLPSASIGINVFLLGSLDKASFRRFGLWTAILLVYYLFVGLHSSYDMAQMLKKERVESLSESKLDEENVVPSQTESGTKNQDHNNLNN from the exons ATGGAGGGAAACGACGAGAACAGAAGGTACTCTGAGGCAATAACGTTGGAGTCGTTCGAGAGCTTATCAAAGTACAAGAAAGCGTTGTTGGAGACGCCATGGAGGCTAGTGGATCGAGTGACGGGTCGGTCCATGGAGGAGGTGGAGTTGGTGGAAATGAAGCGGCGCAGCCACCACGACATGAAGAAGACGCTCACATGGTGGGATCTCATATGGTTCGGAATGGGCAGCGTCATAGGTTCCGGCATCTTCGTCCTCACCGGCTATGAGGTCAGGAACCACGTCGGACCCGCCGTCGTTTTGTCCTACGTTATCTCCGGCGTCTCTGCCATGCTTTCTGTCTTCTGCTACACCGAATTCGCCGTCGAAATTCCCGTCGCTG GTGGTTCGTTTGCGTACTTGAGAGTGGAGCTCGGCGATTTCGTGGCCTACATAGCATCCGGCAACATCCTTCTGGAGTACGTGGTGGGCGGCGCCGCCGTGGCACGCTCCTGGACCTCCTACTTCGCCACTCTCTGCAACCAAGACTCCGACAAGTTCCTCATCCATATCCACCACCTCTCTGCCGACTACAGCCACCTCGACCCCATCGCCGTCGCCGTCCTCTTCATCATTGGCCTCTTCGCCGTCTCCAGCACCAAGGGCTCCTCCCGCTTCAACTACCTCGCCTCCATCCTCCACCTCCTCGTCCTCCTCTTCATCATCGTCGCCGGCCTCACCCAAGCCCGCGCCGCTAACTActcctcctttcttcccttCGGACCCCGTGGCATCTTCCAG GCGGCGGCGGTGTTGTTCTTCGCGTACGTGGGATTCGACGCGGTTTCCACGATGGCGGAGGAGACGAAGAACCCTGGCAGGGACATTCCGTTGGGGCTGATAGGGTCGATGACTTGCACCACGCTTGTGTACTGCATGCTGTCGGTTACCCTCTGTTTGATGCAGAGGTTTTCGGAGGTTGACGAGAATGCTGCTTTCTCTGTGGCGTTTGAAGCGGTAGGGATGAGTTGGGCGAAGTACATCGTTGCATTTGGGGCGTTGAAAGGAATGACGAGCGTTCTCCTTGTTGGTGCTGTGGGACAAGCCAGGTATCTCACTCACATCGCTAGAACACAGTTGCTACCTCCATGGCTTGCTAAG GTAAATGAGAGAACTGGGACACCCATCAATGCCACGGTTGTCATGCTTGGTGCCACCGCCATTGTTGCATTCTTCACAAGCCTTGATGTTCTTGCTAACCTTCTTTCAATCTCCACTCTCTTCTTGTTCTCCCTTGTGGCACTGGCCCTGTTGGTTCGCCGCTACTGTGCAAGAGGGGTGGCTACACAACCCAACATTGTGAAGTTCGTTCTGTGCATTGCTCTCATATTGGGTTCTTCTGTTGCCTCAGCTGTTTACTGGGCCAACACCACGAAATGGGTTGGTTACACCGTCATGGTGCCGCTTTGGCTTCTGGGAACAGTGGGGATTTGGGTTTTGGTCCCGATGACGAAGAAGCCAAAGGTTTGGGGTGTGCCACTGGTGCCGTTCCTGCCATCAGCTTCTATTGGCATCAACGTTTTCCTTCTTGGGTCGTTGGATAAGGCTTCGTTCAGGAGATTTGGACTGTGGACTGCGATTTTGCTGGTGTATTACCTGTTTGTGGGATTGCATTCCTCTTATGACATGGCACAGATGCTGAAGAAGGAGAGAGTGGAGAGCTTGTCTGAGTCAAAGTTGGATGAAGAAAATGTTGTTCCATCACAGACAGAGTCTGGTACAAAAAATCAAGATCACAATAACTTAAACAATTGA
- the LOC114174429 gene encoding cellulose synthase-like protein D1, with the protein MKGSSNSSNKPSSAGAKQAQGVKFTKRTSSGRTMSLSRDDDNDMSGDNSGSNDYINYTVMMPPTPDNQPGASDSKVEGGATGTSRFAAESQQEGRHGLNSGNNKSMLLRSQTQDFDHNRWLFETKGTYGIGNAFWQEDQNTFEEGVSKENFMDKPWKPLTRKIRIPGAILSPYRLLVVIRIVILAMFLTWRVRNPNHEAMWLWGISIVCELWFAFSWLLDVLPKMNPINRSVDLGALHDKFDQATETNPTGRSDLPGVDVFVSTADAEKEPPLVTANTILSILGVNYPIEKISCYISDDGGAILTFEAMAEAIKFAEVWVPFCRKHNIEPRNPDAYFNLKKDPTKNKKRHDFVKDRRWIKREYDEFKVRINGLPEVIRQRSKTQNSKEEKKAKQLAKDKNGGTLPSDYTCDVPKATWMADGTHWPGTWYNPIPDHSKGDHAGILQIMSKVPDHDPVMGVADETKLDFTGVDIRIPMFAYVSREKRPGYDHNKKAGAMNAMVRASAILSNGPFILNLDCDHYFYNSLAVKEGMCFMMDRGGDRVCYIQFPQRFEGIDPSDRYANHNTVFFDGNMRALDGLQGPMYVGTGCMFRRYALYGFEPPRFIEHTGVFGRVKTKVNLKAPHAKAEDDTQPLTSDSEMGYPEKFGSSTMFTDSITVAEYNGRPLADHKSVKNGRPPGALLAPRPPLDAPTVAEAIAVISCWYEDKTEWGDRVGWIYGSVTEDVVTGYRMHNRGWRSIYCITKRDAFRGTAPINLTDRLHQVLRWATGSVEIFFSRNNAFFASRRLKFLQRISYLNVGIYPFTSLFLVVYCFIPALSLFSGQFIVEGLNVAFLTYLLLITICLTLISLLEVKWSGIALEEWWRNEQFWVIGGTSAHLVAVIQGLLKVVAGIEISFTLTSKSAGDEEQDEFADLYIVKWTSLFIMPLTIIIINIIALVMGFLRTVFSVIPQWNKLLGSMFFSFWVLSHMYPFAKGLMGKRGRVPTIIYVWSGILSITIALLWITVDPPSDTIQT; encoded by the exons ATGAAAGGTTCATCAAATTCTTCAAACAAACCATCCTCTGCGGGTGCAAAGCAAGCCCAAGGAGTGAAATTTACAAAACGAACTTCAAGTGGGAGGACTATGAGCCTTTCAAGAGATGATGACAATGACATGTCTGGTGATAATTCAGGGTCAAATGACTACATCAATTACACTGTGATGATGCCTCCAACCCCAGATAACCAACCTGGAGCCTCTGATTCCAAGGTAGAAGGTGGTGCAACTGGGACCTCAAGGTTTGCTGCAGAATCTCAGCAGGAAGGAAGGCATGGGTTGAATTCAGGGAATAACAAGTCCATGCTGTTGAGGAGCCAAACTCAAGATTTTGATCACAACCGATGGTTGTTTGAGACCAAAGGGACTTATGGCATAGGGAATGCTTTTTGGCAGGAAGATCAGAACACTTTTGAAGAAGGAGTCAGCAAAGAAAATTTCATGGACAAACCTTGGAAGCCACTAACTAGGAAGATTAGAATCCCAGGGGCTATACTTAGCCCTTACAG GTTGTTGGTGGTTATCCGTATAGTAATCCTAGCTATGTTCTTAACTTGGCGAGTTCGGAACCCTAACCATGAAGCTATGTGGTTGTGGGGGATATCAATTGTGTGTGAGCTTTGGTTTGCTTTCTCTTGGCTTCTTGATGTCTTACCCAAAATGAACCCAATAAACAGAAGTGTAGACCTTGGTGCATTGCATGACAAGTTTGATCAAGCAACTGAAACCAACCCAACTGGTCGCTCAGACTTGCCAGGGGTTGATGTTTTTGTGTCCACTGCTGATGCTGAAAAGGAACCACCTCTTGTCACAGCCAACACCATTCTTTCCATTCTTGGTGTGAActatccaattgaaaaaatatcaTGCTACATTTCAGATGATGGTGGTGCCATACTCACATTTGAAGCCATGGCTGAAGCTATCAAATTTGCTGAG GTTTGGGTACCCTTTTGTAGAAAACACAACATTGAACCCAGGAATCCTGATGCTTACTTCAATTTAAAGAAAGACCCCACCAAGAACAAGAAACGGCACGATTTTGTGAAGGACCGTAGATGGATCAAGAGAGAGTACGATGAATTTAAGGTCAGAATCAATGGACTTCCTGAGGTAATACGTCAAAGAAGTAAAACGCAGAACTCTAAAGAGGAAAAGAAAGCAAAGCAGTTAGCTAAGGACAAAAATGGAGGAACTCTACCATCAGATTACACCTGTGATGTCCCTAAAGCTACATGGATGGCTGATGGCACTCATTGGCCAGGTACTTGGTATAACCCTATACCTGATCACTCTAAGGGTGACCATGCTGGAATCTTGCAG ATAATGAGTAAGGTCCCGGATCATGATCCAGTAATGGGCGTTGCAGATGAGACAAAGTTAGATTTCACAGGTGTAGACATCAGGATTCCAATGTTTGCATATGTCTCAAGAGAGAAGAGACCAGGGTATGATCATAACAAGAAAGCAGGAGCCATGAATGCTATGGTTCGAGCCTCAGCCATATTGTCTAATGGACCATTCATTCTCAACTTGGATTGTGACCACTACTTCTACAATTCCCTTGCTGTGAAGGAGGGAATGTGCTTCATGATGGACCGTGGTGGTGATCGCGTATGTTACATACAGTTTCCACAAAGGTTTGAAGGGATTGATCCTTCTGATCGATATGCAAATCACAACACAGTCTTCTTTGATG GAAATATGAGAGCACTGGATGGTCTCCAAGGTCCAATGTATGTGGGAACAGGTTGCATGTTTAGGAGGTATGCACTGTATGGATTTGAACCACCGAGATTCATTGAGCACACTGGTGTGTTTGGAAGAGTGAAAACCAAGGTGAACCTTAAAGCACCACATGCAAAAGCTGAAGATGACACGCAACCCCTAACATCTGATTCAGAAATGGGTTATCCAGAAAAATTTGGAAGCTCAACTATGTTCACAGATTCCATAACTGTGGCTGAATACAACGGAAGGCCACTTGCTGATCACAAATCTGTGAAGAATGGAAGACCACCTGGGGCACTTCTCGCACCACGTCCACCTTTGGATGCCCCCACCGTTGCTGAGGCCATTGCTGTCATCTCATGCTG GTATGAGGACAAGACCGAATGGGGGGACAGGGTAGGTTGGATTTACGGGTCAGTGACTGAGGATGTGGTGACTGGTTACAGGATGCACAACCGTGGTTGGAGATCAATTTATTGCATCACAAAGAGAGATGCTTTTCGTGGCACTGCACCAATAAACCTCACTGATCGTCTGCATCAAGTGCTGAGATGGGCCACAGGTTCTGTGGAGATTTTCTTCTCAAGAAACAATGCCTTTTTCGCTAGCAGGCGCCTCAAGTTCTTGCAGAGAATTTCGTACCTCAATGTTGGCATCTACCCGTTCACCTCACTGTTTCTGGTGGTGTATTGCTTCATTCCTGCACTCTCTCTTTTCTCTGGACAGTTCATAGTGGAAGGCTTGAATGTGGCTTTCTTGACCTATCTGTTGCTCATCACCATTTGCCTCACTCTCATATCCCTCCTTGAAGTGAAGTGGTCAGGCATTGCCCTCGAGGAATGGTGGCGCAATGAGCAGTTTTGGGTCATTGGTGGCACTAGTGCTCACCTTGTTGCTGTCATACAAGGTTTGCTAAAGGTTGTGGCTGGCATAGAAATTTCCTTTACCTTAACCTCTAAGTCAGCAGGTGATGAAGAACAAGACGAATTTGCTGATCTTTACATTGTCAAATGGACAAGTCTCTTCATCATGCCACTAACAATTATCATCATTAACATCATTGCTTTGGTCATGGGATTCTTAAGGACTGTGTTCAGTGTGATACCACAGTGGAATAAGCTCTTGGGAAGCATGTTCTTCAGCTTCTGGGTGCTGTCTCATATGTACCCTTTTGCTAAAGGGTTGATGGGAAAGAGAGGAAGGGTGCCCACAATTATTTATGTCTGGTCAGGAATTCTCTCCATTACCATTGCACTGCTTTGGATCACAGTTGACCCTCCAAGTGACACTATCCAGACATAG
- the LOC114173002 gene encoding cationic amino acid transporter 1-like isoform X1 gives MRLLKEFYTIKDWLWCTKLCVIEEHAEEIMEGNDENRRYSEAITLESFESLSKYKKALLETPWRLVDRVTGRSMEEVELVEMKRRSHHDMKKTLTWWDLIWFGMGSVIGSGIFVLTGYEVRNHVGPAVVLSYVISGVSAMLSVFCYTEFAVEIPVAGGSFAYLRVELGDFVAYIASGNILLEYVVGGAAVARSWTSYFATLCNQDSDKFLIHIHHLSADYSHLDPIAVAVLFIIGLFAVSSTKGSSRFNYLASILHLLVLLFIIVAGLTQARAANYSSFLPFGPRGIFQAAAVLFFAYVGFDAVSTMAEETKNPGRDIPLGLIGSMTCTTLVYCMLSVTLCLMQRFSEVDENAAFSVAFEAVGMSWAKYIVAFGALKGMTSVLLVGAVGQARYLTHIARTQLLPPWLAKVNERTGTPINATVVMLGATAIVAFFTSLDVLANLLSISTLFLFSLVALALLVRRYCARGVATQPNIVKFVLCIALILGSSVASAVYWANTTKWVGYTVMVPLWLLGTVGIWVLVPMTKKPKVWGVPLVPFLPSASIGINVFLLGSLDKASFRRFGLWTAILLVYYLFVGLHSSYDMAQMLKKERVESLSESKLDEENVVPSQTESGTKNQDHNNLNN, from the exons ATGAGGTTGCTAAAAGAGTTCTACACAATCAAGGATTGGTTATGGTGCACTAAGTTATGTGTTATTGAGGAGCATGCAGAAGAAATAATGGAGGGAAACGACGAGAACAGAAGGTACTCTGAGGCAATAACGTTGGAGTCGTTCGAGAGCTTATCAAAGTACAAGAAAGCGTTGTTGGAGACGCCATGGAGGCTAGTGGATCGAGTGACGGGTCGGTCCATGGAGGAGGTGGAGTTGGTGGAAATGAAGCGGCGCAGCCACCACGACATGAAGAAGACGCTCACATGGTGGGATCTCATATGGTTCGGAATGGGCAGCGTCATAGGTTCCGGCATCTTCGTCCTCACCGGCTATGAGGTCAGGAACCACGTCGGACCCGCCGTCGTTTTGTCCTACGTTATCTCCGGCGTCTCTGCCATGCTTTCTGTCTTCTGCTACACCGAATTCGCCGTCGAAATTCCCGTCGCTG GTGGTTCGTTTGCGTACTTGAGAGTGGAGCTCGGCGATTTCGTGGCCTACATAGCATCCGGCAACATCCTTCTGGAGTACGTGGTGGGCGGCGCCGCCGTGGCACGCTCCTGGACCTCCTACTTCGCCACTCTCTGCAACCAAGACTCCGACAAGTTCCTCATCCATATCCACCACCTCTCTGCCGACTACAGCCACCTCGACCCCATCGCCGTCGCCGTCCTCTTCATCATTGGCCTCTTCGCCGTCTCCAGCACCAAGGGCTCCTCCCGCTTCAACTACCTCGCCTCCATCCTCCACCTCCTCGTCCTCCTCTTCATCATCGTCGCCGGCCTCACCCAAGCCCGCGCCGCTAACTActcctcctttcttcccttCGGACCCCGTGGCATCTTCCAG GCGGCGGCGGTGTTGTTCTTCGCGTACGTGGGATTCGACGCGGTTTCCACGATGGCGGAGGAGACGAAGAACCCTGGCAGGGACATTCCGTTGGGGCTGATAGGGTCGATGACTTGCACCACGCTTGTGTACTGCATGCTGTCGGTTACCCTCTGTTTGATGCAGAGGTTTTCGGAGGTTGACGAGAATGCTGCTTTCTCTGTGGCGTTTGAAGCGGTAGGGATGAGTTGGGCGAAGTACATCGTTGCATTTGGGGCGTTGAAAGGAATGACGAGCGTTCTCCTTGTTGGTGCTGTGGGACAAGCCAGGTATCTCACTCACATCGCTAGAACACAGTTGCTACCTCCATGGCTTGCTAAG GTAAATGAGAGAACTGGGACACCCATCAATGCCACGGTTGTCATGCTTGGTGCCACCGCCATTGTTGCATTCTTCACAAGCCTTGATGTTCTTGCTAACCTTCTTTCAATCTCCACTCTCTTCTTGTTCTCCCTTGTGGCACTGGCCCTGTTGGTTCGCCGCTACTGTGCAAGAGGGGTGGCTACACAACCCAACATTGTGAAGTTCGTTCTGTGCATTGCTCTCATATTGGGTTCTTCTGTTGCCTCAGCTGTTTACTGGGCCAACACCACGAAATGGGTTGGTTACACCGTCATGGTGCCGCTTTGGCTTCTGGGAACAGTGGGGATTTGGGTTTTGGTCCCGATGACGAAGAAGCCAAAGGTTTGGGGTGTGCCACTGGTGCCGTTCCTGCCATCAGCTTCTATTGGCATCAACGTTTTCCTTCTTGGGTCGTTGGATAAGGCTTCGTTCAGGAGATTTGGACTGTGGACTGCGATTTTGCTGGTGTATTACCTGTTTGTGGGATTGCATTCCTCTTATGACATGGCACAGATGCTGAAGAAGGAGAGAGTGGAGAGCTTGTCTGAGTCAAAGTTGGATGAAGAAAATGTTGTTCCATCACAGACAGAGTCTGGTACAAAAAATCAAGATCACAATAACTTAAACAATTGA